CGAGCATTCGGGCGGCCTGTTTTAGGGCGATTGTAGTAGATCGGGACTTGGCCGACCGAGTGGGGCACTGAAATGGTTAAACGCCCTGAGGGAGATGCCTGGCCAGTCAGTAGTTCGGCAATGGCTTCGCCACCTCGAATGCCAGGTTGCCATGCGCAGAGCACGGCGTCTGATTCGTCGAGTACTTCGTTGACTATCAATGGGCGTCCGCTGAAGAGAACCGTGACGATGGGGGTGCCTGTCGCGGCGACTGCATCGAATAACTTTTGCTGGTTACCGGTGAGTCCCAAGTTGGAGCGAGAGGCTTGTTCGCCTGTCCAGCCACGCGGTTCGCCAAGTGCCATGACGACAACGTCGACTGACTTTGCCAATGCGACAGCTTCATCGATATTGAGATCGCTGTCGTCGCGTGGTGCATCTTCATCAGGCACGATTTGACCGTCTTGTAAAGTTTTGGTGCGCGGCAGGGTATTTAACGCACAGCCATGGCAGATGCTCAATGTCGTGCCCTCTGCCAGAGCGTGCTTGAGACCCTCGGCGAGCGTAATGACGTCACTGGGGCGACCGCGCTCACTCCAGCAGCCTAGCATTTCGAGTGGGTCGTCGCCAAAGGGGCCAACGAGTCCGACTTTCTTGACTGTCGGGCTCAGTGGTAGGCTGCCTTCGTTTTTAAGTAAAACGACCGATTTGATGGCAGTTTCCTTCGCGATTTCAATACCGTCCTGGGATAGTTGATCGGGGTTCCAGTTCTTCTCGTCAACATAAGGCCGGTCGAAGAGGCCGAGTTCAAATTTTATGGATAGCACCCGACGAACCGCGAGGTTGATGGGGGCGACAGAGAAGCGACCTGCCTCAACTTCTTGCTCCAATGTGTCTAAGTAGGAGTTGGTTAGCATGTCCATGTCGTTGCCCGCTGCCAAGGCTAGTGATGAGGCATCCGCGCGGTCGCTGGCATAGCCCCAGTTGATCATTTCGCAAACAGCATTCCAGTCGCTGACGACGAAGCCCTTAAAGCCCCATTCATCACGTAAGATTTCGGTTAAAGTGTGATGATTGGCAGCTGCAGGAATGCCCCCAATGGCATTAAAGCTACTCATGATTGTCAATGCATCGGCGTCAACTCCGGCTTTAAAGGAAGGTAGATGGCCATTACGCAAAGTCCATTCAGTGATTTCAGTTTCGTTGTAATCACGTCCGCCCATGGATGCCCCATAACCGACAAAGTGTTTCAGACAAGCCGCTATACGGTCTCTTTTGGAGGGGTCTTGGCCCTGAAGTCCGCGGACTTGTGCGGCGGTGCACAATGAGTTGAGGTAAGGGTCTTCGCCACAAGTTTCAGCGACGCGGCCCCAGCGAATATCACGGGATAGGTCGCACATTGGGGTAAATGCCCAATCGATGCCTTCGGCTGCTGATTCACGCGCGGCGATGGTTTGTGCCTTTTCAAAGAGTTCCGGTTCAAACGCGCAGGATAGGCCGAGTGGAATCGGAAATGTGGTACGGTTGCCATGTATAATATCCATTCCGAATATGAGCGGAATGCCTAAACGCGAGTCTTCTACCGCGAAGCGTTGAATGCGATTGCGGAGTGGGGCGTTGAATTGGGCCCATATGTAAGCACCTACTTCGCCTTTGCGAATGGCTTCGGCGTCCGACTCCGGATCGCGTTCTGCGAGTTTCCGTCCGGAAAAAATCTGTGTCAACTGTCCCAGTTTTTCACGTAGGGTCATCTGTTGCAATAAATCGTCAACACGTGCTTTGATGGGGGCTTCCGGTGTCTTGTAGAGACTTTTGGTGAGAACTTTATCGGTCATTGGATCTTGGGGACGGGGGTCCATATTGTATCAATTGGAGGAATGTGCTTGGGGTTACAGGAGGAGGATTTTGTTCGTTTGGAGCATACGCAGCTGACTATAATTCCGGGAATGGTGTATCCGGATTGATTTCACTCCACCAACGCCGGATACGAACGCC
The nucleotide sequence above comes from Coraliomargarita algicola. Encoded proteins:
- a CDS encoding glycoside hydrolase family 3 N-terminal domain-containing protein; translated protein: MTDKVLTKSLYKTPEAPIKARVDDLLQQMTLREKLGQLTQIFSGRKLAERDPESDAEAIRKGEVGAYIWAQFNAPLRNRIQRFAVEDSRLGIPLIFGMDIIHGNRTTFPIPLGLSCAFEPELFEKAQTIAARESAAEGIDWAFTPMCDLSRDIRWGRVAETCGEDPYLNSLCTAAQVRGLQGQDPSKRDRIAACLKHFVGYGASMGGRDYNETEITEWTLRNGHLPSFKAGVDADALTIMSSFNAIGGIPAAANHHTLTEILRDEWGFKGFVVSDWNAVCEMINWGYASDRADASSLALAAGNDMDMLTNSYLDTLEQEVEAGRFSVAPINLAVRRVLSIKFELGLFDRPYVDEKNWNPDQLSQDGIEIAKETAIKSVVLLKNEGSLPLSPTVKKVGLVGPFGDDPLEMLGCWSERGRPSDVITLAEGLKHALAEGTTLSICHGCALNTLPRTKTLQDGQIVPDEDAPRDDSDLNIDEAVALAKSVDVVVMALGEPRGWTGEQASRSNLGLTGNQQKLFDAVAATGTPIVTVLFSGRPLIVNEVLDESDAVLCAWQPGIRGGEAIAELLTGQASPSGRLTISVPHSVGQVPIYYNRPKTGRPNARNYRDLETVNPRFHFGYGLTYTSFNYSEVSLEKDATGMTQASATITNTGKQAGTETVQMYVRQLACHSGARPEQELRGFQRVHLQAGESATISFKLDDQALGFTNLQGDWQVDTGNYHIWIAPHAHCGEPITYSH